A genome region from Novosphingobium sp. G106 includes the following:
- a CDS encoding AAA family ATPase has product MRDAEFKRWMLAQGYAEHSVNSDIARLKRVEAAMPDFGLPDADLDTEFNRDQLAAIIRALEEVLTDLPSGKRPPLALVPRSENFEERLRKAIRSTQQYGEFCREIGAAPLSVADRIRHYALDHYVVPARRRSLDEVRIPASDVNRDLKLDGHFRNIYQALTGAKFLQLARLPEPATTGTPESSTAILIFRLSEDDNWAELELRRRCGDPISQTQKIIGFALSDQRQIALDREAKRAQIWLEGGLAPANTIARRYAPTEARHSNLPSRLKHIPPEGTPPQPVSRIVVQDPQQLAALLDWYERARSMLDRAALDRLRARFLELHPEFRNFEESGSFANAQSSYKRALTAKASELMLQHVDATDAIIGGALLDLLSGRGGLPSNLLDWRIAKLVADVRATHPNRLETAAGKLVRAREGVTAIGAFTEETWPLISQHGFQANPYAESRTIPTMLRALVDPDMLGIRSKPIENASKMLLHRSTFGAQPLTRDELEGVLALAREIDKVMRDEWHWAPRDLWDVQGFLWETCQSRLTAEAIETSEPTEEPRMPAPTNLILYGPPGTGKTFATAREAVRLCDEAVPDSRAELMALYRALQQKGRIGFVTFHQNFSYEDFIEGLRPVSGTSEPDAPSEAGFSLEPQDGIFKQIAELAASNRGKALDTQAHVIDRDRKIFKMSLGRSRNAADDAIYQDAIRDGYVVLGWGGDVDWSDPRFEQWEAIKERWRQDHPEATGNDPNMSQMYTFRIAMQAGSLVVISDGNRRFRAIGEIAGPYQFVPGRNGEYNHRRKVRWLWHSEESLPRELIYAKELSQVSAYQLNSGNVNWEGLEQIVASGGDAGATSGTPEPYVLIIDEINRANISKVFGELITLIEPDKRVGMDNALTLTLPYSKKSFGVPANLHIVGTMNTADRSIALLDTALRRRFTFREIAPQPELLTSVEGIDLASALRAINDRVEYLIDREHRIGHAFFMGCDSAEAVDEAMREKVIPLLQEYFFEDWSRIHAVLGDGFIGLRKLKAPPGFDGDDRESWFVKNSFGPGAYQQLLKGAPASEAPAANDEDEPDTDADAAE; this is encoded by the coding sequence GTGAGGGATGCGGAGTTCAAGCGATGGATGCTGGCACAGGGGTATGCCGAGCACTCGGTGAACAGCGACATCGCAAGACTCAAGCGCGTGGAAGCGGCCATGCCGGACTTTGGCCTTCCCGATGCTGATCTCGACACGGAGTTCAATCGCGATCAACTCGCGGCGATAATCCGCGCGTTGGAAGAAGTGCTGACGGATCTGCCCTCGGGCAAGCGTCCCCCGCTGGCGCTGGTCCCGCGATCTGAGAATTTCGAAGAGCGGCTGCGCAAAGCGATACGCAGCACGCAGCAGTATGGTGAATTCTGCCGCGAAATTGGCGCCGCACCTTTGTCGGTGGCTGATCGGATTCGGCACTATGCGCTTGATCACTATGTCGTTCCAGCGCGACGACGGAGCCTTGATGAAGTCCGGATTCCCGCAAGCGACGTCAATCGCGACCTCAAGCTCGACGGGCATTTCCGGAATATCTACCAAGCGCTCACGGGAGCGAAGTTCCTCCAACTCGCGCGCCTACCCGAACCTGCCACCACAGGTACGCCGGAATCCTCCACTGCGATCCTCATCTTTCGGCTTTCGGAAGACGACAACTGGGCTGAACTCGAACTACGGCGGCGATGCGGCGATCCGATCTCGCAAACCCAGAAAATCATTGGCTTTGCGCTAAGTGACCAAAGACAAATTGCCCTCGATCGAGAGGCCAAGCGCGCTCAAATCTGGCTCGAAGGCGGTCTTGCACCAGCGAACACCATAGCTCGACGCTACGCTCCCACCGAAGCCCGTCATTCGAACCTGCCCAGCCGCCTGAAGCACATTCCGCCGGAAGGTACGCCGCCACAGCCTGTGTCTCGCATTGTCGTCCAGGATCCGCAGCAACTTGCCGCACTTCTGGACTGGTATGAACGAGCGCGGTCGATGCTCGACCGCGCTGCACTGGACCGGTTGCGCGCTCGCTTCCTTGAATTGCATCCCGAATTCCGCAACTTCGAGGAAAGCGGTAGTTTCGCTAATGCACAGTCCAGCTACAAAAGAGCCCTGACAGCAAAAGCCAGCGAGCTGATGCTGCAGCACGTGGACGCGACGGATGCGATCATCGGTGGCGCGCTACTGGACCTACTTTCCGGTCGTGGTGGTTTGCCGAGCAATCTTCTGGACTGGCGCATCGCAAAACTGGTCGCGGACGTGAGGGCCACTCATCCCAATCGATTGGAGACCGCTGCCGGAAAGTTGGTCCGCGCCCGCGAAGGCGTAACGGCGATCGGCGCCTTCACCGAAGAGACGTGGCCGCTGATTTCGCAACACGGCTTCCAAGCCAATCCCTATGCCGAAAGTCGCACTATCCCGACGATGTTACGCGCGCTCGTCGATCCGGACATGCTCGGCATCCGCTCCAAGCCCATAGAAAACGCCTCGAAAATGCTGCTCCATCGCTCGACATTCGGAGCGCAACCCCTAACTCGAGACGAGTTGGAGGGCGTCCTCGCGCTTGCGCGAGAGATCGATAAGGTCATGCGCGACGAGTGGCATTGGGCACCGCGCGACCTCTGGGACGTACAGGGCTTTCTCTGGGAGACTTGCCAGTCCCGCCTCACCGCCGAAGCAATCGAAACCTCTGAGCCAACCGAGGAACCTCGCATGCCCGCCCCTACCAATCTAATTCTCTACGGTCCTCCGGGCACCGGCAAGACCTTTGCGACTGCGCGCGAGGCAGTGCGACTGTGCGACGAGGCGGTGCCCGATAGCCGGGCGGAGCTGATGGCGCTCTATCGTGCGCTTCAGCAAAAAGGACGGATCGGCTTCGTCACGTTCCACCAGAATTTCAGCTACGAGGATTTCATCGAAGGCCTACGCCCCGTCTCGGGCACCAGCGAACCCGATGCGCCTTCCGAAGCCGGCTTCAGCCTTGAGCCGCAGGACGGCATCTTCAAGCAGATCGCAGAGCTCGCAGCGAGCAACAGGGGTAAGGCGCTCGACACCCAAGCGCATGTGATCGATCGCGACCGCAAGATCTTCAAGATGTCCCTGGGGCGCAGCCGCAACGCGGCGGACGATGCCATCTACCAGGACGCCATCCGCGATGGTTATGTGGTGCTCGGATGGGGAGGTGACGTCGACTGGTCGGATCCGCGTTTCGAACAGTGGGAAGCGATCAAGGAGCGTTGGCGGCAGGATCATCCTGAAGCCACAGGCAACGATCCCAACATGTCCCAGATGTACACCTTTCGGATCGCAATGCAGGCTGGCTCCTTGGTCGTTATCTCGGATGGCAACCGCCGGTTCCGGGCGATTGGTGAGATCGCGGGTCCCTATCAGTTCGTCCCCGGCCGCAACGGCGAATACAATCACCGGCGCAAGGTCCGTTGGCTTTGGCACAGCGAAGAGAGCCTACCGCGCGAGCTCATTTACGCAAAAGAGCTCAGCCAGGTATCGGCCTACCAACTCAACAGTGGGAACGTGAACTGGGAGGGCCTCGAGCAGATCGTCGCGAGCGGCGGCGACGCCGGGGCGACAAGCGGAACGCCGGAGCCCTACGTCCTCATCATCGACGAGATCAATCGCGCCAACATCTCCAAGGTCTTCGGCGAGCTCATTACCCTAATCGAGCCCGACAAGCGGGTCGGAATGGATAACGCGCTCACGCTCACCCTGCCCTATTCAAAGAAGTCGTTCGGGGTGCCAGCCAATCTCCATATCGTCGGCACTATGAACACGGCGGACCGCTCGATCGCGCTGCTCGATACGGCCCTTCGGCGGCGCTTCACCTTCCGCGAGATCGCACCGCAGCCAGAGCTTCTAACGTCCGTGGAGGGCATCGACCTAGCTTCGGCGCTCCGCGCGATAAATGACAGGGTCGAGTACCTGATCGACCGTGAGCACAGGATCGGCCATGCCTTCTTCATGGGGTGCGATAGCGCCGAGGCGGTGGATGAGGCGATGCGGGAAAAGGTGATCCCGCTCCTGCAAGAATATTTCTTCGAGGACTGGAGTCGGATCCACGCCGTGCTGGGAGACGGTTTCATCGGTCTTCGCAAGCTCAAGGCGCCGCCCGGCTTCGATGGCGATGATCGTGAGAGCTGGTTCGTCAAGAACAGCTTTGGCCCCGGCGCCTATCAGCAACTGCTCAAGGGTGCCCCAGCTTCGGAGGCGCCTGCAGCCAACGACGAGGACGAACCAGACACTGACGCGGACGCCGCCGAGTGA
- a CDS encoding McrC family protein, translated as MGDSAGQRQFSRAQANALIAAANEHSLGGNDGSAVLSDHYRHLRAKQMVGVIAAPGCSLEILPKVDPDGPDEGASSVRRRLVQMLDVALGLEIGEGISAGMGQQSDSLLELLIRLFADRLLAETRRGLPRAYLPVEEDLPSLRGRIDVARQFTVNAVRPDRLACRYDALSSNIPLMQVMKTCVLYLRRHARAVETQRRLDELRFVLADIGELPLAALPWERIQIDRTSRRWETLFKLAKLFLRREWQGTHRDCAREDGITLLFPMNKLFEAYIAALLRRALRGTDIDVHEQGGLRYCLGEWSEDEETRGHTFQTRPDILLRRGDKELAVIDTKWKSLPADPLSRKKGLSQADVYQMMAYARLYQCPRLMLLYPTRPNGESGMVRSFGIDGGREMLGVAKVDVSCKAQVTKGQLMGLVHQLLKPAIELESEQT; from the coding sequence GTGGGCGATTCCGCTGGCCAGCGGCAGTTCTCCCGTGCGCAGGCAAACGCCTTGATCGCCGCGGCGAACGAACATTCTTTAGGCGGCAACGACGGCAGTGCAGTCCTGTCCGATCATTACCGCCATCTACGCGCAAAACAGATGGTGGGCGTGATCGCTGCCCCAGGTTGCAGCCTGGAGATCCTGCCCAAGGTCGATCCCGACGGGCCCGATGAGGGGGCGTCTTCCGTCCGTCGGCGCCTCGTGCAGATGCTCGACGTCGCACTGGGTCTCGAGATCGGCGAAGGCATCTCGGCAGGGATGGGGCAGCAAAGCGACAGTCTGTTGGAACTTCTGATCCGGCTCTTTGCCGACCGTCTTCTGGCCGAGACCCGCCGCGGATTACCACGCGCCTATTTGCCAGTCGAAGAGGACCTGCCGTCGCTCCGTGGGCGTATTGACGTCGCACGCCAGTTCACGGTCAACGCAGTCCGCCCCGACAGACTCGCCTGCCGTTACGATGCGCTATCCTCCAACATTCCCTTGATGCAGGTCATGAAGACCTGCGTCCTATATCTGAGACGACACGCGCGCGCTGTCGAAACGCAGCGCCGCCTCGACGAGCTTCGGTTCGTTCTCGCCGACATAGGCGAACTCCCTTTGGCAGCGCTTCCTTGGGAGCGCATCCAGATCGACAGGACTAGCCGCCGTTGGGAGACCCTTTTCAAACTCGCAAAGCTCTTCTTGCGCCGTGAGTGGCAAGGAACGCACCGCGATTGCGCGCGCGAGGATGGGATCACGCTGCTGTTCCCAATGAACAAATTGTTCGAAGCCTACATCGCGGCACTGCTACGCCGCGCTCTCAGAGGCACGGACATCGACGTCCACGAACAGGGTGGGCTGCGGTATTGCCTCGGCGAATGGTCCGAGGACGAAGAGACCAGAGGCCACACGTTCCAAACGAGGCCCGACATCCTGCTCCGGCGGGGGGACAAGGAGCTCGCCGTGATCGACACCAAATGGAAGTCGCTTCCCGCCGACCCGCTCTCGCGAAAGAAGGGTCTTTCGCAAGCAGATGTCTATCAAATGATGGCCTACGCCCGGCTCTATCAATGCCCACGCCTGATGCTGCTCTATCCAACCCGCCCGAACGGTGAGAGCGGTATGGTGCGCAGTTTCGGCATCGACGGCGGCCGGGAAATGCTTGGCGTCGCCAAGGTGGATGTCTCGTGTAAGGCGCAGGTCACGAAAGGCCAACTTATGGGACTCGTGCATCAGTTGCTGAAGCCAGCGATCGAGCTTGAGAGCGAGCAAACTTGA
- a CDS encoding anti-phage deoxyguanosine triphosphatase: protein MTSDAIEEMWTARREGWNPGSADARDAAATDYGRIVHSASFRRLQGKTQILNLGDSDFYRNRLTHSIEVAQVAGGIARQLQKDFADHPAAPWIPDLTMIQAIGATHDLGHPPFGHGGEVALHYGMRDNGGFEGNGQTLRILSRLESFSDSNGANLSRRSLLGILKYPAPMSEVRSSAEDLQPKLLDKTSVVQLINRKACRPPKCYLDAETDVVDWLLEHVSQADRDLFTSWKTVDGDHGETRHKTFDCSIMDLADDISFGVHDLEDALAMGLMGPGDITSMIPEESCLSFLEYLRGREDFGNHVYDAFIRVLTGDQKTRKRNIGRMVTHLITSVQVTTIDEFETPLMRYRVDLPERQKNFLKALKKAVKEKVIRSASVQQLEFKGQNMVVAVFDALATDPRSLLPATTRARYEASNDPMRVICDHIAGMTDGFLLSTYERLFSPRMGSVFDHI from the coding sequence ATGACCAGCGACGCCATCGAAGAAATGTGGACTGCACGCCGCGAGGGTTGGAATCCCGGATCGGCCGACGCACGCGACGCAGCTGCCACTGACTACGGGCGCATCGTGCATTCGGCCTCCTTCCGGCGGCTCCAGGGCAAGACCCAGATACTCAACCTGGGCGACAGTGATTTCTATAGGAACCGCCTGACTCACTCGATCGAGGTCGCCCAGGTCGCCGGTGGCATCGCCCGCCAGCTCCAGAAAGACTTCGCCGACCATCCGGCTGCCCCGTGGATCCCTGACCTCACGATGATCCAGGCTATCGGCGCAACACATGACCTGGGCCATCCGCCATTCGGTCACGGAGGCGAAGTCGCGCTTCACTACGGCATGCGCGACAATGGCGGCTTCGAGGGCAATGGGCAGACACTGCGTATTCTAAGCCGGCTCGAAAGTTTCTCCGATAGTAACGGGGCAAATCTATCGCGCCGCTCTCTACTCGGTATCCTCAAGTATCCAGCCCCGATGAGCGAGGTGCGCAGCAGTGCGGAGGATCTGCAGCCCAAGCTGCTGGACAAGACGTCAGTTGTGCAACTGATAAATCGAAAGGCCTGCAGGCCGCCCAAATGCTACCTAGACGCTGAGACGGACGTGGTTGATTGGCTGCTGGAACATGTGAGCCAGGCCGACCGCGACCTGTTTACGTCTTGGAAAACTGTCGACGGCGATCACGGCGAGACAAGGCACAAGACGTTCGACTGCAGCATCATGGATCTCGCCGACGATATTTCATTCGGTGTGCACGATCTAGAGGATGCATTGGCCATGGGGCTCATGGGGCCAGGCGACATCACGTCGATGATCCCCGAGGAGTCCTGCCTCAGCTTCCTCGAGTACCTTCGAGGACGCGAAGATTTCGGAAACCACGTCTACGATGCCTTCATCCGCGTTCTCACGGGCGATCAGAAGACGCGCAAGCGGAACATCGGCCGGATGGTCACGCACCTCATCACATCAGTGCAGGTCACAACGATCGATGAGTTCGAGACTCCGCTGATGCGCTACCGGGTCGACCTTCCCGAGCGCCAGAAAAACTTCCTCAAGGCGCTCAAGAAGGCAGTGAAAGAAAAGGTCATCCGCAGCGCGTCAGTTCAGCAACTTGAATTCAAGGGTCAGAACATGGTCGTCGCGGTGTTTGACGCGCTCGCGACGGATCCAAGATCACTACTCCCTGCGACCACCCGGGCGCGTTACGAGGCATCGAACGACCCAATGCGTGTGATCTGCGACCACATAGCCGGAATGACTGACGGATTCCTGCTCAGCACTTACGAGCGGCTGTTCAGTCCCCGCATGGGCTCAGTGTTCGATCACATCTAA
- a CDS encoding MbcA/ParS/Xre antitoxin family protein — MSADTLPGARQSSRASSIPAELEAFFEMAQRWDLSIDQQIIMLGSPGRSTFFKWKKEGGALPRDTGERLSHLLAIWKALRILFTDDRRGEEWMNRPNDFFDGKSALQIMLRGGMADILAVRQYLDAQRGG; from the coding sequence ATGTCAGCTGATACGCTGCCCGGCGCTCGGCAGAGCTCGCGGGCCTCATCAATTCCAGCTGAGCTAGAAGCCTTTTTTGAAATGGCGCAGCGCTGGGACCTCTCGATCGATCAGCAGATCATAATGCTAGGGTCACCAGGCCGGTCGACGTTCTTCAAATGGAAGAAAGAGGGCGGTGCACTGCCCAGGGACACGGGAGAGCGTCTCTCCCACTTACTGGCTATCTGGAAGGCACTTAGAATCCTGTTCACGGATGATCGCAGGGGCGAGGAATGGATGAACCGGCCCAACGATTTTTTTGATGGGAAGTCCGCGCTTCAAATAATGCTCAGAGGGGGCATGGCTGACATATTGGCCGTCCGCCAATATCTCGATGCTCAGCGGGGTGGCTGA
- a CDS encoding RES family NAD+ phosphorylase translates to MKAIDFHGYGYRLIPSRFPSVEVYQGLVANDRFDALYEAEARTNPRLLSKEQLVASYGGDGSPRLQNWNHAPFRYINPEGSRFFPSTRPALELANDPQTALARAVRRREIFLGRTNESPIGIDMRMLKTPVSGRFADFTELPPDLDEQECRTAGSKVPETLAGAAFLAPERPQALCLAVTDNSSLGATIQTVHYRFEWNGSRISKLYAFTESGEEWDPAILSGGDQVIAA, encoded by the coding sequence GTGAAGGCCATCGACTTCCATGGTTACGGGTATCGCCTGATCCCGTCCCGCTTTCCCTCTGTCGAGGTCTACCAAGGCCTCGTGGCCAATGATCGTTTTGATGCGCTCTATGAAGCCGAGGCGCGAACAAACCCGCGCCTGCTATCCAAAGAGCAACTGGTGGCCAGCTACGGCGGCGACGGGTCGCCTCGCCTCCAAAATTGGAACCATGCTCCCTTCCGCTACATCAATCCGGAGGGATCACGGTTCTTTCCCAGTACCCGGCCCGCACTCGAACTAGCCAATGACCCACAGACAGCTCTTGCTCGGGCTGTGCGAAGGCGGGAAATCTTTCTCGGCCGGACCAATGAGTCTCCCATCGGTATTGACATGCGAATGCTCAAGACCCCGGTGTCGGGCAGATTTGCCGATTTCACCGAACTCCCACCCGATCTCGACGAGCAGGAATGTCGGACTGCGGGAAGCAAGGTGCCGGAAACACTGGCCGGCGCCGCATTCCTGGCGCCGGAAAGGCCCCAGGCGCTCTGCCTAGCGGTCACTGACAACTCGAGTCTAGGGGCAACCATACAGACCGTGCACTATCGTTTCGAGTGGAATGGAAGTCGGATTTCGAAACTTTATGCATTCACAGAGTCCGGCGAGGAATGGGACCCTGCTATTCTAAGCGGCGGCGACCAGGTGATTGCCGCGTAG
- a CDS encoding HipA N-terminal domain-containing protein produces MARSKTHIPLDVLINSRLVGRLEKNPSGAVSFQYADSWLDWEHGFAASLSLPMRKAAYRGAAVLAVFDNLLPDNAHIRRRVAERTGAEGTDVYASLSIDCVAAAGWV; encoded by the coding sequence ATGGCCCGCAGCAAGACCCACATCCCGCTGGACGTCCTAATCAACAGCCGGCTGGTCGGCCGTCTCGAGAAAAACCCCAGCGGTGCCGTCTCGTTCCAATACGCCGACAGCTGGCTGGACTGGGAGCACGGATTTGCCGCCTCGCTGTCGCTGCCCATGCGCAAGGCAGCCTACCGAGGCGCGGCAGTCCTCGCGGTTTTCGACAACCTGCTACCCGACAATGCCCACATCCGTCGCCGCGTCGCGGAGCGGACCGGCGCGGAAGGCACGGACGTCTACGCATCGCTGTCGATCGACTGCGTCGCAGCAGCAGGTTGGGTCTAA
- a CDS encoding helix-turn-helix domain-containing protein, giving the protein MIQMVRSPKQFGSLIHNARVRHNLTQQALADLVGTGQKTKSRVENGHEGTKLETIFALIAALDLDMQLTPRRKGGPDMADIF; this is encoded by the coding sequence ATGATCCAGATGGTTAGATCGCCTAAGCAGTTCGGCTCCCTAATTCACAACGCGCGCGTACGGCACAACCTCACACAGCAGGCACTCGCCGACCTCGTCGGCACGGGGCAGAAGACGAAATCGCGAGTCGAGAACGGACACGAGGGCACGAAGCTAGAGACAATATTCGCCCTTATCGCGGCTCTCGACCTCGACATGCAGCTCACTCCGCGCAGAAAGGGCGGCCCGGACATGGCCGACATCTTCTGA
- a CDS encoding 3'-5' exonuclease: MNDAGHDLDAIAKRLAASGQYRIQKRLNPRTVITAPDGTPTRLGVMIDVETTGLDPQKDEVIELAMVPFTYGHDGRIFEIRPSYQSFNEPSQPITPAITAITGITDDMVAGHRIDPNAVASFVNAAALVIAHNAAFDRRFAERLSEAFETKPWACSMTQVDWAGEGHEGTKLAYLAAGAGFFYDRHRAQNDCLAAIELLASPMPRSGALAMARLLERARQPSWRIWAENSPFDLKDVLKARGYRWNGDNTPSPRAWYIDVEHAQRDAEIEFLRKEIYLRDIDLLVHRMDAYNRFSDRR, from the coding sequence ATGAACGATGCTGGACACGATCTCGACGCCATTGCCAAGCGTCTGGCCGCGAGTGGCCAGTACCGTATCCAGAAGAGGCTCAACCCACGGACGGTGATCACCGCGCCCGACGGAACGCCAACGCGGCTCGGCGTCATGATCGACGTCGAGACCACGGGCCTCGATCCCCAGAAGGACGAGGTGATCGAACTCGCCATGGTGCCGTTCACCTACGGCCATGACGGCCGTATCTTCGAGATCCGGCCCTCCTACCAAAGCTTCAACGAGCCCTCCCAGCCGATCACGCCGGCCATCACCGCGATCACTGGCATCACCGACGACATGGTCGCCGGTCATCGCATCGATCCCAACGCCGTTGCCTCCTTCGTCAACGCGGCGGCTCTAGTCATCGCACACAATGCGGCATTTGACCGGCGCTTCGCCGAGCGCCTGAGCGAGGCTTTCGAAACCAAACCGTGGGCCTGCTCGATGACGCAGGTGGATTGGGCCGGCGAAGGTCATGAAGGGACAAAGCTCGCCTATCTCGCGGCAGGCGCGGGATTCTTCTATGATCGCCATCGGGCGCAGAACGATTGCCTGGCGGCGATCGAGTTGCTGGCCTCACCGATGCCCAGGTCGGGTGCGCTCGCGATGGCGCGCCTGCTTGAGCGCGCGCGCCAGCCGAGCTGGCGGATCTGGGCGGAGAACTCGCCGTTCGATCTCAAGGACGTTTTGAAGGCCCGGGGCTACCGCTGGAACGGCGACAATACGCCAAGCCCTCGTGCCTGGTACATCGACGTCGAGCACGCCCAGCGCGATGCCGAGATCGAATTCCTGCGCAAGGAGATATACCTTCGCGACATCGACCTGCTGGTCCACCGCATGGATGCCTACAACCGGTTCTCGGATCGCCGGTAG
- a CDS encoding transposase domain-containing protein has protein sequence MYPHRAACGAGCKHGFGGYPLNRWAAMIRYCDDGLLEISNNLVENALRGVALGRRNWMFVGSTKGGDASALFYSLVETCRLNGVETERWFTDVIERIGNHPINRIDELLPWKWQAARKIQNLEHAV, from the coding sequence ATTTACCCTCATCGCGCGGCGTGCGGAGCAGGCTGTAAGCACGGCTTTGGAGGATATCCGCTCAATCGGTGGGCGGCGATGATCCGCTATTGCGACGATGGCCTGCTCGAGATCAGCAACAACCTTGTCGAGAATGCCCTGCGCGGGGTGGCGCTCGGGCGCCGCAACTGGATGTTCGTGGGCTCTACCAAGGGCGGGGACGCATCGGCGCTGTTCTACTCGCTCGTCGAGACATGCCGGCTCAATGGCGTCGAGACCGAGCGCTGGTTTACCGACGTCATCGAGCGGATCGGCAATCATCCGATCAACCGGATCGACGAACTCCTGCCCTGGAAATGGCAGGCCGCACGAAAGATCCAGAACCTGGAGCACGCTGTTTGA
- a CDS encoding plasmid pRiA4b ORF-3 family protein: MSNDFVVRMMITLDDVTPAVSRMIEVPLTIRLDRLHTVFQAALAWTDSHLWELTFGRTGFGIPDLSYGFDGPLNARKATLAEALEGMRGKTFRYLYDFGDGWEHSVRIEGIVPADLQTSYPRLIEATGTRPPEDSGGPWGYAETLQALADPTHEYHKDALEALGDDHDPHAQPDIDLIHARFAALAKKSAPRQRKTK, encoded by the coding sequence TTGAGCAACGACTTCGTCGTGCGGATGATGATCACGCTGGATGACGTGACGCCGGCTGTCAGCCGCATGATCGAAGTGCCGCTCACCATCCGGCTCGATCGCTTGCATACCGTCTTCCAGGCCGCGCTGGCGTGGACGGACAGCCACCTATGGGAACTGACCTTCGGGCGCACGGGCTTCGGCATCCCCGACCTGTCCTACGGCTTCGATGGGCCGCTCAATGCCCGCAAGGCAACCCTGGCTGAGGCCCTGGAGGGAATGCGCGGCAAGACCTTCCGGTACCTCTACGACTTCGGTGATGGCTGGGAGCACAGCGTCAGGATCGAGGGCATCGTCCCTGCCGACCTTCAGACAAGCTATCCCCGCCTGATCGAAGCTACGGGCACGCGCCCACCCGAGGACTCCGGAGGGCCGTGGGGCTACGCCGAGACGCTGCAGGCCCTCGCCGACCCGACACATGAATACCACAAAGATGCTTTGGAAGCCTTGGGCGATGACCACGACCCTCATGCTCAGCCCGACATCGATCTGATCCACGCGCGCTTCGCGGCGCTCGCCAAAAAATCGGCGCCGCGACAGCGAAAGACGAAATAG
- a CDS encoding nucleotidyl transferase AbiEii/AbiGii toxin family protein, which produces MQHENSLPPDTRTLLRRLIQRDDLEGFTLIGGTALALRHGHRISEDLDLAWTAGDLPTDTIRRIIAELPQRGPAQNLIDPLDRELAENDGLYLAGHQQDWEIDGVKVTFYAQPDRNSRILEEGQTELLGKLRVATDDTLFKLKSVVLLDRTASRDLFDLWWFHEHQGRTVEQILANMRAHDPHLSVDIHLAKLAPSKLSEGDPGFETTLCGAPQTKIELLERMRVLADSFRSELSRRAAIQSQKSRPGMGR; this is translated from the coding sequence ATGCAGCACGAGAACTCACTGCCTCCTGACACCCGAACTCTCCTACGGCGGCTCATCCAGAGGGACGACCTCGAAGGCTTCACACTCATCGGCGGGACGGCACTGGCGCTCCGGCACGGACACAGGATCAGCGAGGACCTCGACCTTGCGTGGACCGCGGGCGACCTTCCGACCGACACGATCCGGCGCATCATCGCGGAGCTTCCTCAGCGCGGGCCGGCTCAAAACCTAATTGACCCGTTAGACAGGGAACTTGCGGAAAATGACGGCCTCTATCTTGCAGGCCATCAGCAGGACTGGGAGATCGACGGCGTCAAAGTGACCTTCTACGCTCAGCCGGATCGCAATTCGCGAATCTTGGAGGAGGGCCAAACCGAACTGTTGGGAAAGCTTCGCGTCGCAACCGACGACACTCTTTTCAAGTTGAAGAGCGTCGTTCTGCTTGACCGGACGGCCAGCCGAGATCTTTTCGATCTTTGGTGGTTCCACGAGCACCAGGGGCGAACGGTCGAGCAGATTCTTGCCAACATGAGAGCCCACGATCCGCACCTGTCGGTGGACATCCATTTAGCGAAGCTGGCGCCTAGCAAGCTTTCCGAAGGAGACCCTGGTTTCGAGACAACTCTCTGCGGAGCTCCTCAAACGAAGATAGAACTCCTTGAGCGAATGCGCGTGCTGGCAGATTCCTTCCGATCCGAGTTGTCGAGGCGAGCAGCAATCCAGAGCCAGAAGTCGCGCCCTGGAATGGGCAGGTAG